GTCACCGGTAAAGCATTCGGAATGAACCCGGACCAAGACCGGTTCATCGCCGGAGAGGTCTCCCTTGATCAGGGCTAAGTGTTCATGATTATCGATCTGGTTTTCGTAAACGATGATCTCGAATTCACCGAAACGGGTCGGCAGATGAGCCCGGACGGCCTTTTGCACCAGGGATTCCTTGCGCATGCGGTATTCGATCAGGTCGGCAATCGAAATAATGCTTAAATTATGTTTTTCCGCGAATTCGCGGAGTTCCGGCATCCTCGACATCGTGCCGTCGTCGTTCATGATTTCGCAGATGACTCCGGCCGGTTTGAGGCCGGCCAGACGGGCCAGGTCAACTGAACCCTCGGTCTGGCCGGTACGGACGAGAACCCCTCCTTTTCTTGACCGCAAAGGGAAGATATGACCCGGCCGGGCTAAATCATGGGGCCCACTGCGATCGTCGATCGCAGTCAGGATGGTGTGGCAGCGGTCGGCGGCTGAAATTCCGGTGCTGACGCCCCGGCGCGCTTCAATGGAGACGGTAAACGCGGTACCGTACTGTGAGGTGTTGTCCGGAACCATCGGCGGCAGGTTAAGAAAGTCGGCTCGTTCTTCGGTCAGGGTCAGGCAGATCAGACCTCGGCCGTATTTAGCCATGAAATTAATGGCTTCCGGGGTCGCTTTCTCGGCGGCAATGACCAGATCGCCTTCGTTTTCGCGATCTTCGTCATCTACCAGAATCAACATCTTCCCTGCCTTGATATCCTTTAAAGCCTGTTCTATGCGTGAAATAACCATGTTTCTCTTTTATAGTCCTTTTTTTTATTTGCGTTTGCTCGGGTTGGTGGTTTCCGCGTGCGAGACTCAGGCAAAGCCGTGTTTGCGCAGCAGGGAAAGATTAAGTCCGGAGGCCCCGGTTTCCTGGGCCGCATCCCGAGGCTGCAACAATTTTTCAATATATTTGGCGATCAGGTCACTTTCGAGATTGACGATTGCCCCGATTTCCTTTTTCGCCAAGGTCGTGTGTGTCAGGGAATGCGGAATTACGGCGACCTTGAATGATTCCCGGTTCAAAGACGCGATCGTCAAGCTGATGCCGTCTACGGCGATTGAACCTTTTTCAATCAGGTACCGGTTAATTGCCGGGGGCGCGGTAAAGGTAAAAATGACGGCGTTGCCTTCCGCTTGCCGGTGGCTGAGGCGGCCGGTGCCGTCGATATGGCCGGAAACCAGATGGCCGCCGAAACGGCCATCTGCGGCCAAGGCCCGTTCAAGGTTGACCCGGGCGCCTTTTTTCAGTAAGCCGAGATTGGAGCGGCGCAGGGTTTCCGCCGAGACTGCAAAATTCAGTTCTTTGTTCTTGATCTGGGTAACGGTCAGGCAGACCCCGTTAACCGCGATACTGTCTCCCGGAGCACAATCGCCAAGAACCAGCCGAGCTTCAATCCGCAAATCTCCGCTGCCGCCGCTGAGGGAGGAACTGCTGACGGTTCCGGTTTCTTCAATTATGCCGGTAAACATTTATCAGGCCGGATTAATCTGGAGTGTAAATATAAATGTAAGCTTAAGTTTCGGTGCCTGATATAGACTTGTCGGTCTTTTGAGTCAAGAAAAATCCTTCCTTTCTTGACAAGGCCGGTCTATTCGTTATAGACACTGGGTTGCTTTTAGGCTTCCTTTTGGGTCCGGGTCGGTTCCGGTCGCGCCGTTTCTGCAACCCAGGACTATCCCAGGTTGAGACGGAGAGCTGGGGGTAAGGTGAAGCAAT
Above is a window of Pseudomonadota bacterium DNA encoding:
- a CDS encoding bifunctional 3,4-dihydroxy-2-butanone-4-phosphate synthase/GTP cyclohydrolase II — encoded protein: MVISRIEQALKDIKAGKMLILVDDEDRENEGDLVIAAEKATPEAINFMAKYGRGLICLTLTEERADFLNLPPMVPDNTSQYGTAFTVSIEARRGVSTGISAADRCHTILTAIDDRSGPHDLARPGHIFPLRSRKGGVLVRTGQTEGSVDLARLAGLKPAGVICEIMNDDGTMSRMPELREFAEKHNLSIISIADLIEYRMRKESLVQKAVRAHLPTRFGEFEIIVYENQIDNHEHLALIKGDLSGDEPVLVRVHSECFTGDTLGSLRCDCADQLHTAMERIEKEGRGAILYMRQEGRGIGLVNKLRAYCLQEHGRDTVEANEELGFKPDLRDYGVGAQILVDLGLKKIRLLTNNPMKIVGLQGYDIEIVERIPLECTPNETNICYLQTKREKMGHLLDQVPEHKEDLQLKTPGEKKWAKYLKDH
- a CDS encoding riboflavin synthase encodes the protein MFTGIIEETGTVSSSSLSGGSGDLRIEARLVLGDCAPGDSIAVNGVCLTVTQIKNKELNFAVSAETLRRSNLGLLKKGARVNLERALAADGRFGGHLVSGHIDGTGRLSHRQAEGNAVIFTFTAPPAINRYLIEKGSIAVDGISLTIASLNRESFKVAVIPHSLTHTTLAKKEIGAIVNLESDLIAKYIEKLLQPRDAAQETGASGLNLSLLRKHGFA